TAGCTGGCGACAGCGTCGGCGTAATCCTTCTTCGCCATATGGAGGTCGCCCAGCGCCGCGTGAACCTGCGGCAGGCCGGGACTGATTTCCGCCGCCTTTTTAAGATCCGGCGCGGCCTTCCTGTAACGGCGGATCTCCGTATAAATCATGCCGCGCAGGCACAGCGCTTCGGCGTACTGCGGATCGTATTTCAGCGCGCTGTCAAGCGCGCCGATCGCCGCATCGGTGTCTTTTTTGGACCGGAAATAAATTTCCGCCTCAAGATAATAAACCTGCGGGATGGAAGGATCCGCAGAAAGAGCGTCGCCCAGCAGGCTCAACGCTTCGTCGGGCTTGCCGTCGGCGTTAAGCCTGGAGGCCTGCTCCAGCAGCTCCGAAGCCTTGCCGCGCCGCTGCCGGTCGGCCTTATCCAGCTGCTTGACAAGCGCGCAGGCGCCATCGTTGCCCATGGAACAGGCCGCTTCGAAATCCTTTACTGCGGCGGGCAGGTCGTCCACCCGGTAATAAACGATGCCGCGGTTGTAAATGGCGACCGAGCTCTCGGGATCGCGTTCGACCGCCAGATTGAAAGCTTTCAGCGCGTTCTCATAATCCTTCGTCTGGGCGTAGCCGATCCCGTCGCTGATGAGGCTCTGCGACAGCCTGTCGGAAACCGCATGGCCCGCGGGCGCCAAAAAAAACAGCGACGCAATCAAAACGGTTCGTTTCATTGAATCAGCGCGGCAGTCCCGGTCTCGCGCAGATATGCCGCCTCGCAACCGAAAAACTGCGCGCAAAGATATCCGACATCGGCCAGAGTCCGGGCCTTGCCCGGGACGAGCCCGCCCAGCTCGGCCAGGCCTTTCCGTTCAGCCAGCAAAGGCAGCGCTTCGCGGTTATGGTACCCGTAATCGGCGCGATGGGCCATGCCGTGGTCAGCGGTGACGATCAGCAGATCCCCGTCGTCCATATGATTTTCGATGACGGGAATGGTGCGGTCGGCCTCTTCCAGGCATTTTATGCTGCCTTCCACATCGCGGGTATGGCCATAAAGGCTGTCCGTGTCCACCAGATTGGAAAACACGAATGTGCCGTTGGGCCGGTGCAGCGTTTTTGACGACAG
This genomic window from Elusimicrobiaceae bacterium contains:
- a CDS encoding tetratricopeptide repeat protein, with product MKRTVLIASLFFLAPAGHAVSDRLSQSLISDGIGYAQTKDYENALKAFNLAVERDPESSVAIYNRGIVYYRVDDLPAAVKDFEAACSMGNDGACALVKQLDKADRQRRGKASELLEQASRLNADGKPDEALSLLGDALSADPSIPQVYYLEAEIYFRSKKDTDAAIGALDSALKYDPQYAEALCLRGMIYTEIRRYRKAAPDLKKAAEISPGLPQVHAALGDLHMAKKDYADAVASYVKSLDLNDSQPDVHYSCGLAYKKVKDPKNAYRQFARACKLQYRQACGEAAALSSAVASAIAQDVYEQLDKA